A single Parabacteroides timonensis DNA region contains:
- a CDS encoding nucleoside kinase, with protein MSETITIYCKNNNSYKEVPIGSSLLDIYTMIGAPLRYRPMNAQVNNKVEGLNFRCWHPKDVEFVDYTQSSGLRTYVRSLCHIFSKAVNDVLPSATLNLEHPISKGYYCVIHNGKKIDIETIDKIKKRMREIIDADLPFLHKTVRTVDATVLFRERGMNDKARLIETAGMPYTSYYELDGYINFFYGCLTPSTGYIQLFDIVPYFDGVLLQIPKRSNPLELEPAIQQDKMFEAYKQHLTLQRTLDLNNVGDLNRAIESGHTSELIMVSEAMQEKQVAKIAEEIAKRYEEGVRIVLISGPSSSGKTTFCKRLEVQLITNLIHPVSISLDDYFLNREDTPKDETGDYDFESLYALDLPYFNSELKDLLSGKEIDLPTFDFGTGKRIYKGKKLKMQKNSVLVIEGIHALNPELTAMIDDKFKYMVYVSVLTSISLDNHNWIPTTDNRLLRRIIRDYRFRGYSAKDTIARWPSVRRGEDKWIFPYQENADAMFNSAMLYELAALRKFAEPILAEVRENDNENAEAYRLLRFLRYFNYIPDVGLPGTSLLREFLGGGSFRY; from the coding sequence ATGTCTGAAACAATCACAATTTATTGCAAAAATAACAATAGCTATAAAGAGGTTCCTATCGGTTCTTCTCTATTAGACATCTATACGATGATTGGTGCGCCTTTGCGTTACCGCCCGATGAATGCGCAGGTGAACAATAAGGTAGAGGGTTTGAATTTCCGTTGCTGGCATCCGAAAGATGTTGAGTTCGTGGATTATACGCAGTCTTCAGGGCTTCGAACTTATGTCCGTTCCCTGTGTCATATCTTTTCCAAAGCGGTGAACGACGTACTCCCTTCTGCTACATTAAATTTAGAACATCCGATATCAAAAGGTTACTACTGTGTGATCCATAACGGAAAGAAGATCGATATCGAAACGATCGACAAGATAAAGAAGCGCATGCGTGAAATAATCGATGCCGATCTGCCTTTCCTTCATAAGACGGTTCGCACGGTCGATGCCACGGTCCTGTTCCGTGAACGCGGAATGAATGACAAAGCCCGCCTGATCGAAACGGCCGGGATGCCTTATACTTCGTATTATGAACTGGACGGTTACATCAACTTCTTTTACGGATGTCTGACCCCTTCAACCGGTTATATCCAACTGTTTGATATCGTGCCTTACTTTGACGGCGTATTGCTTCAGATACCCAAAAGAAGTAATCCGCTGGAACTCGAGCCGGCTATCCAGCAGGATAAGATGTTCGAAGCCTATAAGCAGCACTTAACGTTGCAACGTACTTTGGACCTGAATAATGTCGGAGACCTGAACCGTGCCATCGAGAGCGGCCATACCTCCGAACTGATAATGGTGTCGGAAGCCATGCAGGAGAAACAGGTTGCCAAGATCGCGGAAGAAATAGCGAAGCGGTATGAAGAGGGAGTCCGTATCGTTTTGATCTCAGGCCCTTCGTCTTCCGGGAAAACGACTTTCTGCAAACGCCTGGAAGTCCAGCTGATCACAAACCTGATCCACCCGGTAAGTATATCGCTCGACGACTATTTCCTGAACCGGGAAGATACGCCGAAAGATGAAACCGGCGATTACGATTTCGAATCGCTCTATGCCCTCGACCTTCCTTATTTCAACAGTGAGTTGAAGGATTTATTATCCGGGAAGGAAATCGATCTGCCGACTTTCGATTTTGGAACCGGTAAGCGTATTTATAAGGGTAAGAAACTGAAGATGCAGAAGAATTCAGTCCTGGTAATAGAAGGTATCCATGCCCTGAACCCCGAACTGACGGCTATGATAGACGATAAGTTCAAGTACATGGTCTATGTCTCCGTCCTTACCTCGATCTCGTTGGATAACCATAACTGGATACCGACCACCGACAACCGTCTGTTGCGCCGTATCATCCGTGACTACCGCTTCCGTGGTTATTCGGCAAAAGACACAATTGCCCGTTGGCCCAGTGTACGCCGGGGTGAGGATAAATGGATCTTCCCTTATCAGGAGAATGCGGATGCCATGTTTAACAGTGCCATGTTGTATGAACTGGCGGCCCTTCGCAAGTTTGCCGAGCCGATCCTGGCCGAGGTGCGCGAAAATGACAACGAGAACGCGGAGGCTTATCGCCTGTTGCGGTTCCTCCGTTACTTCAACTATATCCCGGATGTAGGGCTGCCCGGCACTTCGCTTCTGCGTGAGTTCCTGGGAGGAGGAAGTTTCAGGTATTGA